Proteins encoded together in one Nocardioides marinisabuli window:
- a CDS encoding trimeric intracellular cation channel family protein, whose product MPPVEPAPTLVVLDLIGIFVFAISGALVAVRKELDLFAVLVLAGTTGLGGGFLRDVLIDATPPAALADWRYLLVPVGAGLLAFVYHPTLGRMERLVTVFDAFGLALFCVAGALKAVDYGLGPLPAALLGMVTGIGGGMVRDVLAGRVPIIFRGELYATPALAGAMVAVLMERGGLPVVVAALTGATVCLAWRLLAMWRGWQAPLPRGSASV is encoded by the coding sequence GTGCCACCTGTCGAGCCCGCTCCCACCCTGGTCGTCCTCGACCTCATCGGCATCTTCGTGTTCGCGATCTCCGGGGCCCTGGTCGCGGTGCGCAAGGAGCTCGACCTCTTCGCCGTGCTGGTGCTCGCGGGCACCACCGGCCTGGGCGGCGGCTTCCTGCGCGACGTCCTCATCGACGCCACGCCGCCCGCGGCGCTGGCCGACTGGCGCTACCTGCTGGTGCCGGTGGGGGCCGGGCTGCTGGCCTTCGTCTACCACCCGACGCTGGGCCGGATGGAGCGGCTGGTGACGGTCTTCGACGCCTTCGGCCTGGCGCTCTTCTGCGTCGCGGGCGCCCTCAAGGCCGTCGACTACGGGCTGGGCCCGCTGCCGGCCGCGCTGCTGGGGATGGTCACCGGCATCGGCGGGGGCATGGTGCGCGACGTGCTCGCCGGCCGGGTGCCGATCATCTTCCGCGGCGAGCTCTACGCGACCCCGGCGCTGGCCGGGGCGATGGTGGCGGTGCTGATGGAGCGCGGCGGGCTGCCGGTCGTCGTGGCGGCGCTGACCGGGGCCACGGTCTGCCTGGCGT